Within Bacillus sp. Marseille-Q1617, the genomic segment AGCAGTATCAGCACCTGCCTGCAAAACATCGTAATAAATTTCTCCTATTCTTGACCATCTCCCAGCTTAAAGAGCTGATGAAGGAATTAGAGAGTGAGGATCAGCTGGAAGTCCTGCAGAAATTAGGCATTGAAAAGTCGACCAAAGTGCTTGATCTTATGGAAAATGATGATTTGACCACACTTTTATCCGATCTTGAACCTGATCAGATTGAAGAATTGTTGTCTGAAATGAAACAGGAAGAATCTGATGTAGTTCAGCACATGATGAACTATCCCCTTGAATCGGCAGGGCGTCTCATGAATAACCGATTTGTGTGGATCTCAAAACATTATACGGTAAGAGAAGCTGTCGATAAACTAAAGGATTTTGCCGAACTTGCCGAGTATTTGAATTACCTTTATGTAATAGATGAGGGTAAAAAGCTGGTGGGGGTTGTCTCTTATAAAGACCTTCTCCTGGGGGAAATGCAGGATAAAATTGAAGATATCATGTTTACAAGAGTGGTCAAAGTTGACGTTCTTACCGATCAGGAAGAAGTGGCGAAATTGATCAGCCGCTATGATTTCGTTTCGATCCCTGTCATAGAAGAAGATGATAAACTGATGGGAGTCATTACGGTCGATGACATTATTGATGTAGTGATCCAAGAGGCAAACGAAGATATTGAAAAGCTATCTGCTTCCGGTAAAGCGATTGATTTCAACACGAAGCCGTTCGTGGCTGCATACAGACGGCTGCCGTGGCTCATACTCTTGTTATTGATCGGTCTTGTGTCAGGCAGTATCATAGACGGATTTTCAGATACACTGCAGTCTGCAGTCGCTCTGGCATTCTTTATGCCGATGATAGCCGGTATGACAGGAAATACAGGTACACAGTCCCTTGCAGTAGTCGTAAGGGGGCTGGTTTCACAAGACTTGGACGTAACACAGGTTTTGAAGCTGATATTTCGTGAATTATGGGTAGGTATCATCATCGGTCTTAGTTGTGCAATATTGATATCGATCATTGCATTCATATGGCAGGGAAGCTTCGTACTTGGAATCGTAGTGGGTAGTTCACTATTGATCACACTCATAATCGGAACACTAGCAGGAA encodes:
- the mgtE gene encoding magnesium transporter, with the translated sequence MGASPAEYELTLEIIQSLKEGKKRGFQEIMDELQPYDMAQQYQHLPAKHRNKFLLFLTISQLKELMKELESEDQLEVLQKLGIEKSTKVLDLMENDDLTTLLSDLEPDQIEELLSEMKQEESDVVQHMMNYPLESAGRLMNNRFVWISKHYTVREAVDKLKDFAELAEYLNYLYVIDEGKKLVGVVSYKDLLLGEMQDKIEDIMFTRVVKVDVLTDQEEVAKLISRYDFVSIPVIEEDDKLMGVITVDDIIDVVIQEANEDIEKLSASGKAIDFNTKPFVAAYRRLPWLILLLLIGLVSGSIIDGFSDTLQSAVALAFFMPMIAGMTGNTGTQSLAVVVRGLVSQDLDVTQVLKLIFRELWVGIIIGLSCAILISIIAFIWQGSFVLGIVVGSSLLITLIIGTLAGTIIPLVLYKFNIDPAVASGPLITTINDIFSLLVYFGIASMFISKLS